In Streptomyces puniciscabiei, a single genomic region encodes these proteins:
- a CDS encoding methyltransferase domain-containing protein, whose amino-acid sequence MFACPCAEPVDSPPLRRPSDRIRDGQADPVSYLDRLATSDLGRSYKRRMLDALDLRAGHRVLALGCGPGTDLEALAQAVGPAGAVVGVDHDRNMVDAARARTAGEAMVDVRHADIRDLPMPDHTADRARTDRVLQHVADPLAALGEIRRVLRPGGRLVMGEPDWETLAVDHPDSDLTRAYTRHVAERVVRNAGIGRQLARLATESGFRVPTVIPVYASSRDLLSCCADVTPMPSVTSARTRSRECTPGGGRRSRPHAS is encoded by the coding sequence TTGTTCGCCTGCCCTTGTGCCGAGCCGGTCGACTCGCCACCACTGCGGAGACCGTCCGACCGAATTCGAGACGGACAGGCCGACCCCGTCAGCTATCTCGACCGGCTCGCCACGAGCGATCTCGGCCGCTCCTACAAGCGGCGGATGCTCGACGCACTCGACCTGCGTGCCGGACACCGGGTGCTCGCCCTCGGCTGCGGCCCCGGTACCGACCTTGAGGCGCTCGCCCAGGCAGTCGGCCCAGCCGGCGCGGTCGTAGGCGTCGACCACGACCGGAACATGGTGGACGCCGCGCGGGCCCGCACCGCTGGTGAGGCCATGGTGGACGTCCGGCACGCGGACATCCGCGACCTGCCGATGCCCGACCACACCGCGGACCGCGCCCGCACCGACCGGGTCCTGCAGCATGTCGCCGATCCCCTGGCCGCGCTCGGTGAGATCCGCCGGGTCCTGCGGCCGGGCGGGCGGCTCGTCATGGGCGAGCCCGACTGGGAAACCCTGGCGGTCGACCATCCGGACAGCGACCTGACGCGTGCCTACACCCGCCATGTGGCCGAACGGGTCGTCCGCAACGCGGGGATCGGCAGGCAACTGGCGCGCCTGGCGACCGAGAGCGGCTTCAGGGTGCCCACGGTCATCCCTGTCTACGCTTCTTCCAGGGACTTGCTCTCCTGCTGCGCAGACGTGACGCCGATGCCCTCCGTGACCAGCGCGCGTACCAGGTCGCGGGAGTGCACGCCGGGGGGGGGACGACGATCTCGTCCCCACGCGTCGTGA